The following are encoded in a window of Amycolatopsis lexingtonensis genomic DNA:
- a CDS encoding ferredoxin--NADP reductase has product MAERVYTLTVADVVVETPDARSVVFEIPPEHASAFTYRAGQFLTLKIPSDRTGSVARCYSLSSAPHENRVQVTVKRTDGGYGSSWVCSSLEPGMQVDVLAPAGVFCPASVDEDFLLFAGGSGITPVMAILKTALETGSGRVVLVYANRDENSVIFAGELASLAKRYGDRLVVVHWLESVQGLPDVSQLRGLASAYTSHEAFLCGPAPFMAAVREALGQLGVPRDRVHVEKFTSLTGNPFEDAPAEEAPESDAAPASLTVSLDGSTRTMSWPRQRKLLDHLLDAGMDAPYSCREGQCSACACRVVSGEVKMLHNEVLDAEDMADGIVLACQSLPVTDDVSISYE; this is encoded by the coding sequence ATGGCTGAGCGGGTCTACACGCTGACGGTCGCCGACGTCGTCGTCGAGACGCCGGACGCGCGGTCGGTGGTCTTCGAGATCCCGCCCGAGCACGCTTCGGCTTTCACCTACCGGGCCGGGCAGTTCCTGACGCTGAAGATCCCCAGCGACCGGACCGGTTCGGTGGCGCGGTGCTACTCGCTCTCGAGCGCGCCGCACGAGAACCGCGTGCAGGTGACGGTCAAGCGCACGGACGGCGGGTACGGGTCCAGCTGGGTCTGCTCGTCGCTGGAGCCGGGCATGCAAGTGGACGTGCTCGCGCCGGCTGGCGTGTTCTGCCCGGCTTCGGTGGACGAGGACTTCCTGCTGTTCGCCGGCGGCAGCGGCATCACGCCGGTGATGGCGATCCTGAAAACGGCGCTGGAGACCGGATCCGGCCGGGTCGTGCTGGTCTACGCGAACCGGGACGAGAATTCGGTGATCTTCGCGGGCGAGCTGGCGTCGCTGGCGAAGCGGTACGGCGACCGCCTGGTCGTCGTGCACTGGCTGGAGAGCGTCCAGGGCCTGCCGGACGTCTCGCAGCTGCGCGGGCTGGCATCGGCGTACACCTCGCACGAGGCTTTCCTGTGCGGGCCGGCGCCGTTCATGGCGGCCGTGCGGGAGGCGCTCGGGCAGCTCGGGGTGCCCCGGGACCGGGTGCACGTCGAGAAGTTCACGTCGCTCACCGGGAACCCGTTCGAGGACGCCCCCGCCGAGGAGGCCCCGGAGTCGGACGCTGCACCGGCGTCGCTGACGGTTTCCCTGGACGGTTCGACGCGGACGATGTCCTGGCCGCGGCAGCGCAAGCTCCTCGACCACCTGCTGGACGCCGGGATGGACGCGCCCTACTCGTGTCGCGAGGGACAATGCAGCGCGTGCGCGTGCCGGGTCGTCTCGGGCGAGGTGAAGATGCTGCACAACGAGGTCCTCGACGCCGAGGACATGGCGGACGGCATCGTGCTGGCCTGCCAGTCGCTCCCGGTCACCGACGACGTCTCGATCAGCTACGAATAG
- a CDS encoding MaoC/PaaZ C-terminal domain-containing protein, translating to MPINPDVAIGAEIGEVSFAWTSSDVLLYHLALGAGPDELRYTYEQDLVVLPTFATVAANLRVFDPPAVSFPGVEIDLAKVLHGKQEITLHGPIPASGKAVAKSRIADVYDKGKAAVVIQEVSVTSSSGDPLWTARSSIFARGEGGFGGSRGPSDRVEWPSRDPDFVFETPTLPQQALLYRLCGDRNPLHADPAFARAAGFDRPILHGLCTYGIVARVLVNEFLDGDPARVASFAAKFAGVVFPGETLRIRVWREDGRLLVTTSAADRDDAPVLADTVLSTL from the coding sequence GTGCCCATCAACCCCGACGTCGCGATCGGCGCCGAGATCGGCGAGGTGAGCTTCGCCTGGACGTCGTCGGACGTGCTGCTGTACCACCTGGCGCTGGGTGCGGGGCCCGACGAGCTGCGCTACACCTACGAGCAGGACCTGGTGGTGCTGCCGACGTTCGCGACGGTCGCGGCCAACCTGCGCGTGTTCGACCCGCCGGCGGTGTCGTTCCCCGGCGTGGAGATCGATCTGGCGAAGGTGCTGCACGGCAAGCAGGAGATCACCCTGCACGGGCCGATCCCGGCGTCGGGCAAGGCGGTGGCGAAGTCGCGGATCGCGGACGTGTACGACAAGGGCAAGGCCGCCGTGGTGATCCAGGAGGTCTCGGTCACGTCGTCGTCGGGTGATCCACTGTGGACGGCCCGGTCGAGCATCTTCGCCCGCGGCGAAGGCGGGTTCGGCGGCTCGCGGGGCCCGTCGGACCGCGTCGAGTGGCCATCGCGCGACCCGGACTTCGTCTTCGAGACGCCGACGCTGCCGCAGCAGGCGCTGCTGTACCGGCTGTGCGGCGACCGCAACCCGCTGCACGCGGATCCCGCGTTCGCCCGGGCGGCGGGCTTCGACCGGCCGATCCTGCACGGGCTGTGCACGTACGGCATCGTCGCGCGGGTGCTGGTGAACGAGTTCCTCGACGGCGACCCGGCCCGCGTGGCGTCGTTCGCGGCGAAGTTCGCCGGCGTGGTCTTCCCCGGCGAGACGCTGCGGATCCGGGTGTGGCGCGAGGACGGCCGGCTGCTGGTGACGACGTCGGCGGCCGACCGGGACGACGCCCCGGTGCTGGCGGACACGGTGCTGTCCACGCTCTGA
- a CDS encoding riboflavin kinase, producing MPEYFVVRGTVESGDKRGRELGFPTANIALSDQDGSLGDGVWAGWAGRPDGTRIPAAISVGRRPTYYGADGYRLLEAHLLDFSGDLYGETLVVWLGSHLRDQEKYSSAEDLITALKNDIATATQWTLAHPAASLPEPGESPLGEVRRLTT from the coding sequence ATGCCGGAATACTTCGTGGTGCGGGGAACGGTCGAATCGGGCGACAAACGCGGCCGTGAGCTGGGCTTTCCCACGGCCAACATCGCACTGAGCGACCAGGACGGCTCCCTCGGCGACGGCGTGTGGGCGGGCTGGGCCGGCCGCCCCGACGGCACCCGCATCCCGGCCGCGATCTCGGTCGGCCGCCGCCCGACGTACTACGGCGCGGACGGCTACCGCCTGCTGGAGGCCCACCTGCTGGACTTCAGCGGCGACCTCTACGGCGAGACGCTGGTGGTGTGGCTGGGGTCGCACCTGCGGGACCAGGAGAAGTACTCCTCGGCGGAGGACCTGATCACGGCGCTGAAGAACGACATCGCGACGGCGACGCAGTGGACGCTCGCGCACCCGGCCGCTTCGCTGCCGGAACCGGGCGAAAGCCCCCTGGGCGAAGTCCGCCGGCTTACGACCTGA
- a CDS encoding DUF5134 domain-containing protein, with the protein MVVDWALTAVFAALALPCVLRLVRLDYARLGDGVRHGDLAELLLVVAMVAMVSPVGGPIPAAGWQAVLVLTAGWFTLAWWRGRSGAHHALSAAAMFYMVTAMPHAGAHGPWLTMSTMDSRLALPLLAVAAAGYFVVDAARTGVVVLRGTALTAGAGQASRALCRAAMGAGMGYLLLASAL; encoded by the coding sequence ATGGTCGTCGACTGGGCGCTGACGGCCGTGTTCGCGGCGCTGGCGCTGCCGTGCGTGCTGCGGCTGGTCCGCCTCGACTACGCGCGGCTGGGCGACGGCGTCCGCCACGGCGACCTGGCCGAGCTGCTGCTGGTGGTGGCGATGGTGGCGATGGTCTCCCCGGTCGGCGGCCCCATCCCGGCGGCGGGCTGGCAGGCGGTGCTGGTGCTGACGGCGGGCTGGTTCACGCTGGCCTGGTGGCGGGGCCGCTCCGGCGCCCACCACGCCCTCTCGGCGGCGGCGATGTTCTACATGGTGACGGCGATGCCCCACGCGGGCGCGCACGGCCCGTGGCTGACGATGTCCACAATGGACTCCCGGCTGGCTCTGCCGCTGCTCGCGGTGGCGGCGGCGGGGTATTTCGTGGTCGACGCGGCCCGCACGGGAGTCGTGGTGCTCCGCGGCACGGCGTTGACGGCGGGCGCCGGCCAGGCGTCCCGCGCCCTCTGCCGGGCGGCGATGGGTGCCGGGATGGGCTACCTGCTCCTCGCCTCGGCCCTCTGA
- a CDS encoding lipid-transfer protein translates to MTLSGKAAIAGIGATEFSKDSGRSELRLAAECVSHALADAGLSPSDVDGLVSFTMDGNAEIAVARELGIPELKFFSRIHYGGGAAAATVQQAAMAVATGVADVVVAYRAFNERSGMRFGQVSSAAAGQVNSSGVDNAFHYPMGIATPAATVAMVARRYLHDYGATSEDFGRVAVLDRKHAATNPNAWFHERPITLEEHQASRWVAEPLHLLDCCQESDGGVALVVTSVERARDLAQAPAVIAAAAQGSGPDQYVMTSYYRDDLAALPEMGVVGRQLWGQSGLGPSDVDVAVLYDHFTPYVLMQLEELGFCGRGEAKDFIAGGALELDGSLPLNPHGGQLGEAYIHGMNGIAEGVRQIRGTAVNQVAGAARVLVTAGTGVPTSGLVLTGD, encoded by the coding sequence GTGACGCTCTCGGGAAAAGCGGCCATCGCCGGGATCGGCGCGACGGAGTTTTCGAAGGACTCCGGGCGCAGCGAGCTGCGGCTGGCGGCCGAATGCGTCTCCCACGCCCTCGCTGACGCCGGGCTGTCGCCGTCCGATGTGGACGGATTGGTGTCGTTCACCATGGATGGCAACGCGGAAATCGCGGTGGCGCGGGAACTCGGCATCCCCGAGCTGAAGTTCTTCAGCCGCATTCACTACGGCGGTGGCGCGGCGGCGGCGACCGTGCAGCAGGCCGCGATGGCGGTGGCGACCGGTGTCGCGGACGTCGTCGTCGCGTACCGGGCGTTCAACGAGCGCTCGGGGATGCGGTTCGGCCAGGTGTCCTCGGCCGCGGCCGGGCAGGTGAACTCGTCCGGGGTGGACAACGCGTTCCACTACCCGATGGGGATCGCGACCCCGGCGGCGACCGTGGCGATGGTGGCGCGGCGGTACCTGCACGACTACGGCGCGACGAGCGAAGACTTCGGCCGCGTCGCGGTGCTCGACCGCAAGCACGCGGCGACCAACCCGAACGCGTGGTTCCACGAACGGCCGATCACCCTCGAGGAGCACCAGGCGTCGCGCTGGGTGGCCGAGCCGCTGCACCTGCTCGACTGCTGCCAGGAGAGCGACGGCGGTGTCGCGCTGGTCGTGACCAGCGTGGAACGGGCGCGGGATCTCGCTCAGGCGCCGGCGGTGATCGCCGCGGCGGCGCAGGGGAGCGGGCCGGACCAGTACGTGATGACCAGCTACTACCGCGACGACCTGGCCGCGCTGCCCGAGATGGGGGTGGTCGGGCGGCAGCTGTGGGGCCAGTCCGGGCTCGGACCGTCCGATGTGGACGTCGCGGTGCTGTACGACCACTTCACTCCGTACGTCCTGATGCAGCTGGAGGAGCTCGGGTTCTGCGGCCGCGGCGAGGCGAAGGACTTCATCGCCGGCGGCGCGCTGGAGCTCGACGGCTCGCTGCCGCTCAACCCGCACGGCGGGCAGCTCGGCGAGGCCTACATCCACGGCATGAACGGCATCGCGGAGGGTGTGCGGCAGATCCGCGGCACGGCGGTCAACCAGGTCGCCGGCGCGGCCCGGGTGCTGGTCACGGCGGGGACCGGCGTGCCGACGAGCGGGCTCGTCCTGACGGGTGACTGA
- a CDS encoding MaoC family dehydratase, which translates to MTVAEGTELPPLTIEATPTFIVSTALATRDFQDVHHDRDAAVARGSKDIFLNILTDTGLVQRFVSDWAGPEALIRSVKIRLGVPCYAYDTLTFTGRVVSADGNDVVVLVSGVDSLGEHVAGTVEVTLP; encoded by the coding sequence ATGACCGTCGCCGAAGGGACCGAACTGCCGCCGCTGACGATCGAGGCGACCCCGACGTTCATCGTCAGCACGGCGCTGGCGACCCGCGACTTCCAGGACGTGCACCACGACCGGGACGCGGCGGTGGCGCGCGGCTCGAAGGACATCTTCCTCAACATCCTCACCGACACCGGCCTGGTGCAGCGGTTCGTCTCGGACTGGGCCGGGCCGGAGGCACTCATCCGGTCGGTCAAGATCCGGCTCGGCGTGCCCTGCTACGCCTATGACACCTTGACCTTCACCGGCCGCGTGGTGTCCGCCGACGGCAACGACGTCGTCGTGTTGGTGTCCGGAGTGGACAGTCTCGGTGAGCACGTCGCCGGGACCGTGGAGGTGACGTTGCCGTGA
- a CDS encoding bifunctional MaoC family dehydratase N-terminal/OB-fold nucleic acid binding domain-containing protein has translation MTIEETAREIAARGECAPRLARDPVNQAMVNNWVEAIGDTNPVYTDPEFAARSVHKGLVAPPAMAQVWTMGGLDVPRAGDDPLGLMMELLDDAGFTSVVATNSEQTYHRYLRPGEQVEARTKLESVVGPKRTALGEGWFVTTRMTWYVEGEAVAEMMFRVLKFAPPAPKPPPAPVLRPVISRDTEFFWEGLRQGELRIQRWGETLRHPPGPMPPDGALDTKPDYVVASGRGTVFSYVVHHHPPVPGKDLPFVVALVELEEGVRVMAELLDATPEEVHIGLPVTAAFVRVDDDLTLPAWKVAR, from the coding sequence ATGACCATCGAAGAAACGGCGCGGGAGATCGCCGCGCGCGGGGAGTGCGCACCGCGTCTCGCGCGCGACCCCGTGAACCAGGCCATGGTGAACAACTGGGTCGAAGCGATCGGGGACACCAACCCCGTCTACACCGACCCGGAGTTCGCCGCACGCAGTGTGCACAAAGGACTCGTCGCACCGCCGGCCATGGCGCAGGTGTGGACGATGGGCGGGCTCGACGTCCCGCGCGCGGGCGACGACCCGCTCGGCCTGATGATGGAACTCCTCGATGACGCCGGGTTCACCTCCGTCGTCGCCACGAACTCCGAGCAGACCTACCACCGCTACCTGCGGCCGGGCGAGCAGGTCGAGGCGCGGACGAAACTGGAGAGCGTCGTCGGTCCGAAAAGGACGGCACTCGGCGAGGGCTGGTTCGTCACCACGCGGATGACCTGGTACGTCGAGGGCGAAGCCGTCGCGGAGATGATGTTCCGGGTGCTGAAGTTCGCGCCCCCCGCGCCGAAGCCGCCGCCCGCGCCGGTGCTGCGGCCGGTGATCAGTCGCGACACCGAGTTCTTCTGGGAAGGTCTCCGCCAGGGCGAACTGCGCATCCAGCGCTGGGGCGAGACGCTGCGGCACCCGCCCGGCCCGATGCCGCCGGACGGCGCGCTGGACACCAAGCCGGACTACGTCGTCGCGAGCGGCCGCGGCACGGTGTTCTCCTACGTCGTGCACCACCACCCGCCCGTGCCGGGCAAGGACCTCCCGTTCGTCGTGGCGCTGGTGGAGCTGGAAGAAGGGGTCCGGGTGATGGCCGAGCTCTTGGACGCGACACCGGAGGAAGTCCACATCGGACTCCCGGTGACCGCCGCGTTCGTCCGGGTCGACGACGACCTGACCCTGCCCGCGTGGAAGGTGGCCCGATGA
- a CDS encoding acyl-CoA dehydrogenase family protein: protein MHVELTAAQKDLRAELREYFAGLISPGERREMRRERHGPVFREIVRRMGRDGRLGVGWPKEFGGQGFGEIEQHLFVDEAARADVQLPSVTLQTVGPTLQQFGTEEQKSFFLPKILAGEIHFAIGYTEPEAGTDLAALRTTAVRDGDEYVVNGQKIFTTGGHDADYIWLAVRTAPDAPRHKGISILIMDTSDPGYSWTPIITCDGAHHVNATYYSDVRVPVNRLVGKENEGWRLITTQLNHERVMLGPAGRVGGLYDRVRAWAAAHGLLDLADVRAVLAEAMAVTRVNELLNWQVAVSSATAPVGVGDASATKVFSSEVIQRIGRNLEELVARHGDPADPDTAELAEWLDVCAKRNIVLTFGGGVSEIQRELIASIGLGLPRVPR from the coding sequence ATGCACGTCGAACTGACCGCGGCGCAGAAGGACCTGCGCGCGGAGCTCCGGGAGTACTTCGCCGGGCTCATCAGCCCCGGAGAACGCCGGGAAATGCGGCGCGAACGGCACGGGCCGGTGTTCCGCGAGATCGTCCGCCGGATGGGCCGGGACGGCCGGCTCGGCGTCGGCTGGCCGAAGGAGTTCGGCGGGCAGGGCTTCGGCGAGATCGAGCAGCACCTGTTCGTCGACGAGGCCGCGCGCGCCGACGTCCAGCTGCCGTCGGTGACGCTGCAGACCGTCGGGCCGACGCTGCAGCAGTTCGGCACCGAGGAGCAGAAGTCCTTCTTCCTGCCCAAGATCCTGGCCGGGGAGATCCACTTCGCGATCGGCTACACCGAACCGGAGGCGGGCACCGACCTCGCGGCGCTGCGGACGACGGCGGTTCGCGACGGCGACGAGTACGTCGTCAACGGCCAGAAGATCTTCACCACCGGCGGCCACGACGCCGACTACATCTGGCTCGCCGTCCGGACCGCGCCCGACGCGCCGCGGCACAAGGGCATCTCGATTCTCATCATGGACACCAGTGACCCAGGCTATTCGTGGACGCCGATCATCACCTGCGACGGCGCCCACCACGTCAACGCGACGTACTATTCGGACGTCCGCGTGCCGGTGAACCGCTTGGTGGGCAAGGAAAACGAGGGCTGGCGGCTGATCACGACGCAGCTCAACCACGAGCGCGTGATGCTCGGGCCGGCCGGGCGCGTCGGCGGCCTGTACGACCGCGTGCGCGCCTGGGCTGCCGCCCACGGCCTGCTCGACCTGGCCGACGTGCGGGCCGTGCTGGCCGAAGCGATGGCGGTGACGCGGGTCAACGAGCTGCTGAACTGGCAGGTCGCGGTCTCTTCGGCGACCGCGCCGGTCGGGGTCGGCGACGCGTCGGCGACCAAGGTGTTCAGCTCCGAGGTGATCCAGCGGATCGGCCGGAACCTCGAAGAGCTCGTCGCCCGCCACGGCGATCCGGCCGACCCGGACACCGCCGAGCTGGCCGAATGGCTGGACGTCTGCGCCAAGCGCAACATCGTGCTGACGTTCGGGGGCGGCGTCAGCGAAATCCAACGGGAGCTGATCGCTTCGATCGGCCTGGGCCTGCCGAGGGTGCCGCGATGA
- a CDS encoding acyl-CoA dehydrogenase family protein produces the protein MDFTLDDTQSEIAALAAKVLGAGDDPWRALADAGLLALALPADLDGDGLGVAEVAQVLTEAGRAAAPVPAYAALALGVLPVETLGTPAQRAEFLPPVAAGEALLTAALHEPSAPLTAEPAASARAANGKWLLSGVKTAVPYAAEASRILTPVTTPHGTAVYLVDPHADGVTLVPTRNSAGTPECTVRLDDVAVEETDLLFDRGAVAALHRFAVAGALALGDGLLAGALALTVKHVGERTQFGRPLATFQAVAGQIADVYVAARTVHLAVTSAVWRLASGLDADAELDVAAYWLAEEAPKALATCHHLHGGVGVDETYPLHRYSSAVKDLGRALGGAAHRLGRLGERVAG, from the coding sequence GTGGACTTCACCCTTGACGATACGCAGAGCGAGATCGCCGCTCTCGCCGCGAAAGTGCTCGGCGCGGGAGACGATCCGTGGCGCGCGCTCGCCGACGCGGGCCTGCTGGCGCTCGCGCTGCCCGCGGACCTCGACGGCGACGGCCTGGGCGTCGCCGAAGTCGCGCAGGTCCTGACCGAGGCCGGCCGCGCCGCCGCGCCGGTGCCCGCGTACGCCGCGCTGGCACTGGGCGTCCTGCCGGTCGAGACGCTCGGTACGCCCGCCCAGCGCGCGGAGTTCCTGCCGCCGGTCGCGGCCGGGGAAGCGCTGCTCACCGCGGCGCTGCACGAGCCATCCGCGCCGTTGACCGCCGAGCCCGCCGCCTCCGCGCGCGCGGCTAACGGGAAGTGGCTGCTCAGCGGCGTGAAGACCGCCGTCCCGTACGCCGCCGAAGCCAGCCGGATCCTCACCCCGGTGACCACTCCGCACGGCACCGCGGTCTACCTGGTCGACCCGCACGCCGACGGCGTCACGCTCGTCCCCACGCGGAACTCGGCCGGGACGCCGGAGTGCACCGTGCGGCTCGACGACGTCGCCGTCGAAGAGACCGACCTCCTCTTCGACCGGGGTGCGGTCGCGGCGCTGCACCGGTTCGCCGTGGCCGGCGCGCTCGCGCTGGGCGACGGGCTGCTGGCCGGCGCGCTCGCGCTCACCGTCAAGCACGTCGGCGAACGCACCCAGTTCGGCCGGCCGCTGGCGACCTTCCAGGCCGTGGCGGGCCAGATCGCCGACGTCTACGTCGCCGCGCGGACCGTGCACCTCGCCGTGACGTCCGCGGTGTGGCGGCTGGCTTCCGGGCTCGACGCGGACGCCGAACTGGACGTCGCCGCCTACTGGCTCGCCGAGGAAGCCCCGAAGGCGCTCGCGACCTGCCACCACCTGCACGGCGGCGTCGGCGTCGACGAAACGTACCCGCTGCACCGGTATTCGTCGGCGGTCAAGGATCTCGGCCGGGCGCTCGGCGGCGCCGCGCACCGGCTCGGCAGGCTCGGCGAACGAGTGGCGGGGTGA
- a CDS encoding alpha/beta fold hydrolase yields the protein MAATRRLITVPPTAGVPDPVPLDLPGRGRTVVTDVGPRDAPALLLLHSVACTGLLTWYPALAGLARDHRVVVFDQRWHGRGIRSPEFRLADCAGDVPAVADALGIERFALAGYSMGGMVAQLVARAEPERVTGLVLCSTASTFRRGLRQRVALDVFGRTVRQLRERVKLPVAPAAPLRRVEDHRWGLREFRSTRPWEIAVAVDEIGRFDSTPWLHTLRLPAAVVVTARDRFIAPDHQRSLARRIPGAATYEVDAGHAACVLAADRWVPALLAAVHSL from the coding sequence ATGGCGGCGACGCGGCGGCTGATCACCGTGCCGCCGACGGCCGGCGTGCCCGACCCGGTCCCCCTCGACCTGCCCGGCCGCGGGCGGACGGTCGTCACCGACGTCGGCCCGCGCGACGCGCCGGCGCTCCTGCTGCTGCATTCCGTGGCGTGCACCGGCCTGCTGACCTGGTACCCGGCCCTGGCCGGGCTCGCGCGGGACCATCGCGTCGTCGTGTTCGACCAGCGGTGGCACGGCCGGGGCATCCGCTCGCCGGAGTTCCGGCTCGCCGACTGCGCCGGGGACGTGCCCGCGGTGGCGGACGCGCTGGGCATCGAGCGGTTCGCCCTCGCGGGGTACTCGATGGGCGGGATGGTCGCCCAGCTGGTCGCCCGCGCCGAGCCAGAACGTGTTACCGGTTTGGTGCTGTGTTCGACCGCGAGCACCTTCCGCCGCGGGCTGCGGCAGCGCGTCGCGCTCGACGTCTTCGGCCGGACGGTGCGACAGCTGCGCGAGCGCGTGAAGCTGCCCGTCGCACCCGCGGCGCCGCTGCGGCGCGTCGAGGATCACCGGTGGGGGCTGCGGGAGTTCCGGTCGACCCGGCCGTGGGAGATCGCGGTCGCCGTCGACGAGATCGGCCGGTTCGACTCGACGCCGTGGCTCCACACGTTGCGACTGCCGGCGGCGGTCGTCGTGACCGCGCGGGACCGCTTCATCGCGCCCGACCACCAGCGTTCCCTGGCCCGCCGCATCCCGGGCGCGGCGACCTACGAGGTCGACGCCGGGCACGCGGCCTGCGTCCTGGCCGCCGACCGGTGGGTGCCCGCCCTGCTCGCCGCCGTCCACTCCCTCTGA
- a CDS encoding nitroreductase family deazaflavin-dependent oxidoreductase, whose protein sequence is MGRFSLPEQKPDGLDSPVTAKVMKYGAKAQVAVFRLTGGRIGSTWRVGAGFRKPVPTLLLEHRGRKSGRRFTTPLLYLRSGEDVVIVASQGGLPRHPQWYFNLRAHPETRIHLKGRRDVPVTARVAGPEERAELWPRLVELYADFAKYQAWTEREIPVVVLSPRL, encoded by the coding sequence ATGGGACGCTTCAGCCTGCCGGAGCAGAAACCCGACGGCCTGGACTCGCCGGTGACGGCGAAGGTCATGAAGTACGGCGCGAAGGCCCAGGTCGCGGTCTTCCGGCTGACCGGCGGCCGGATCGGCAGCACCTGGCGGGTCGGGGCCGGGTTCCGCAAGCCGGTGCCGACGCTGCTGCTGGAGCACCGGGGCCGCAAGTCCGGGCGCCGGTTCACCACGCCGCTGCTGTACCTGCGCTCCGGCGAGGACGTCGTCATCGTCGCTTCGCAGGGCGGGCTGCCGCGGCATCCGCAGTGGTACTTCAACCTACGGGCGCACCCCGAGACGCGCATCCACCTGAAGGGCCGCCGGGACGTCCCGGTGACGGCTCGCGTCGCGGGGCCGGAGGAGCGCGCCGAACTGTGGCCACGGCTGGTCGAGCTGTACGCGGACTTCGCGAAGTACCAGGCGTGGACCGAGCGGGAGATCCCGGTCGTGGTGCTCAGCCCGCGGCTTTGA
- a CDS encoding WS/DGAT/MGAT family O-acyltransferase, translating to MQRLSGLDASFLYLETPSQVLHVCGLLTLDGSTVPGGYTFAKLKEKLDERVRLIPAFRRKLHNPLWNLGHPVWIEDEDFDLDHHVHRIGVPAPGDRTELAELCAHIAGQQLDRARPLWQLYVIEGLADGQIAVLLKMHHASVDGVSGASLITYLSGLEPDAPAPVIEQPGNPGVPSALDLLRSGVETVVKRPAEVVRLLPDLLELVPRWVGKALQGKGMPVPFTAPRTSLNGTITGHRSVAFAQLDLDRIKEVKNAFGVTVNDVVLALVAGALREFLGARGELPDDPLVATVPVSVHDRTEREHGSNKVSAFFASLPTHLADPAARVFFLAEANRLSKDHHYDIDADMLQDWAQFSGATAFGLAVRAYSALRLAEKHPVVHNLVVSNVPGPPMPLYFLGALVTGFYPLGPVFHGAGLNVTVLSNAGKVHVGLLGARELVKDLWPLADALPEALDQLLKAAG from the coding sequence ATGCAGAGACTGAGCGGCCTCGACGCGAGCTTCCTGTACCTCGAGACGCCGTCCCAGGTCCTGCACGTCTGCGGGCTGCTCACCCTCGACGGCTCGACCGTCCCCGGTGGCTACACCTTCGCGAAGCTCAAGGAAAAGCTCGACGAACGGGTCCGGCTGATCCCGGCATTCCGCCGCAAACTGCACAATCCGCTGTGGAACCTCGGCCATCCCGTGTGGATCGAAGACGAGGACTTCGACCTCGACCACCACGTGCACCGCATCGGCGTGCCCGCGCCCGGCGACCGCACCGAGCTGGCGGAGCTGTGCGCGCACATCGCCGGGCAGCAGCTCGACCGCGCGCGGCCGCTGTGGCAGCTCTACGTCATCGAAGGCCTGGCCGACGGCCAGATCGCCGTGCTGCTGAAGATGCACCACGCCAGCGTCGACGGGGTGAGCGGCGCCAGCCTGATCACCTACCTCTCCGGGCTGGAGCCCGACGCGCCCGCACCGGTGATCGAGCAGCCCGGCAACCCGGGCGTGCCGTCGGCGCTGGACCTGCTGCGCTCGGGTGTCGAGACCGTCGTGAAACGCCCCGCCGAAGTCGTGCGGCTGCTGCCCGACCTGCTGGAACTGGTGCCGCGCTGGGTCGGCAAAGCGTTGCAGGGCAAGGGGATGCCGGTCCCGTTCACCGCGCCGCGGACTTCGCTGAACGGCACGATCACCGGGCACCGCAGCGTCGCGTTCGCCCAGCTGGACCTCGACCGGATCAAGGAGGTCAAGAACGCCTTCGGGGTCACGGTGAACGACGTCGTCCTCGCGCTCGTCGCCGGGGCGCTGCGCGAGTTCCTCGGCGCGCGCGGCGAACTGCCGGACGACCCGCTGGTCGCGACCGTCCCGGTCTCCGTCCACGACCGGACCGAGCGCGAGCACGGCAGCAACAAGGTTTCGGCGTTCTTCGCCTCGCTGCCGACGCACCTGGCCGACCCGGCCGCGCGCGTGTTCTTCCTCGCCGAGGCCAACCGGCTCTCGAAGGACCACCACTACGACATCGACGCCGACATGCTGCAGGACTGGGCGCAGTTCTCGGGCGCGACGGCGTTCGGCCTCGCCGTCCGCGCGTATTCGGCGCTGCGCCTGGCCGAAAAGCACCCGGTGGTGCACAACCTGGTCGTCTCGAACGTGCCCGGCCCGCCGATGCCGCTGTACTTCCTCGGTGCGCTCGTCACCGGCTTCTACCCGCTCGGGCCGGTCTTCCACGGCGCGGGCCTGAACGTCACCGTGCTGTCCAACGCGGGCAAGGTGCACGTCGGCCTGCTGGGCGCGCGCGAGCTGGTCAAGGACCTCTGGCCGCTGGCCGACGCGCTGCCGGAGGCCCTCGACCAGCTGCTCAAAGCCGCGGGCTGA